Proteins from a genomic interval of Sphingobacterium lactis:
- a CDS encoding alpha-L-fucosidase has product MKKILALSLLLLFVTLGMAQKKEQWLEDDRFGMFIHWGLYSATEGIWKGERLRHPNNYAEWIRYRNRIGEAEYGELAKRFDWERINPEEWVLLAKKAGMKYIIITSKHHDGVALWDTKVGTYSLPKLSGTNRDVIKEIAEACKKHDIKLCFYYSHWIDWQHPYGWSHNQEVTGRVSDAQYDQYWQEKVIPQVRELLTNYGDIAMMWFDMWIPYQQSIIKKEQLDQLANMIHELQPNCLINSRLGLPIQNEHVDFETLGDNQFGAAYTDYVWETPGTIAHSWGYNALENEWKSTNQLFQSLINNVSLNGSYTLNIGPRADGTVPYEGVQRLEEMGKWLKTYGEAVYENNGLPIRFSQHDWGKMTLNKKDGAVYLHVYNWPLDKTLRVTGLASKPKKIEVLTPAGKQEVKFEQHGPILHVHVPTEQPDPYVSVLKVTFPELKLDSETVAESSFGGFALNAKNNLSKNLVFKAFDGTKPDHFELKSTDRPQWKVFIPEAGTYTIATSMHNGTGKTVAIDLIIDGKTYAAQVAPNGKVTVEPNENWYVEEFLDVPMGSFEVEQPKSLNVEFRSSAPILFNRIWLEKK; this is encoded by the coding sequence ATGAAGAAGATCTTAGCCTTATCCCTCCTGCTGTTGTTTGTAACATTGGGCATGGCCCAAAAGAAGGAACAGTGGTTGGAAGATGACCGGTTTGGCATGTTCATCCATTGGGGCCTCTACAGTGCGACGGAAGGAATCTGGAAAGGTGAGCGCCTGCGTCACCCGAACAACTATGCGGAGTGGATCCGCTATCGGAACCGCATTGGCGAAGCGGAATACGGCGAATTGGCGAAGCGTTTCGATTGGGAGCGCATCAATCCGGAAGAATGGGTGTTGCTGGCCAAGAAAGCGGGCATGAAATACATCATCATCACGTCCAAGCACCATGATGGTGTTGCGCTTTGGGATACCAAGGTGGGCACCTACTCGCTGCCGAAACTGAGCGGCACGAATCGCGATGTCATTAAGGAAATTGCCGAGGCTTGCAAAAAGCACGATATAAAATTATGTTTCTATTATTCCCATTGGATCGACTGGCAGCATCCCTATGGATGGAGCCATAACCAAGAAGTAACCGGACGGGTTAGCGATGCACAATATGACCAATATTGGCAAGAGAAAGTCATTCCGCAGGTCCGAGAACTGTTGACCAATTACGGAGATATTGCCATGATGTGGTTCGACATGTGGATTCCCTATCAGCAGAGTATCATCAAGAAGGAACAGTTGGATCAATTGGCCAATATGATCCATGAATTACAACCCAACTGTTTGATCAACTCCCGTCTGGGCTTACCTATCCAGAACGAACATGTTGATTTTGAAACCTTGGGGGACAACCAATTTGGTGCAGCCTATACCGACTATGTCTGGGAAACACCGGGTACCATTGCCCATTCCTGGGGATACAATGCATTGGAGAACGAATGGAAGTCAACAAACCAACTTTTCCAGTCCCTAATCAATAACGTAAGTCTGAATGGTTCCTACACCTTGAATATCGGTCCCCGCGCCGATGGGACGGTTCCTTACGAAGGTGTACAACGTTTGGAGGAAATGGGAAAATGGCTGAAAACCTATGGGGAAGCGGTCTATGAGAACAATGGCCTACCGATTCGTTTCTCCCAGCACGATTGGGGGAAGATGACCCTGAATAAGAAAGATGGCGCAGTTTACCTCCATGTTTATAACTGGCCCTTGGATAAAACATTGCGGGTTACCGGTCTGGCCAGCAAACCGAAAAAGATTGAGGTCCTGACGCCTGCAGGGAAACAAGAAGTGAAGTTTGAACAACATGGCCCCATCTTGCATGTGCATGTGCCTACAGAACAGCCGGATCCCTATGTTTCCGTACTGAAGGTCACATTTCCGGAGCTGAAGCTCGATTCGGAGACCGTTGCAGAATCCTCATTCGGTGGATTTGCCCTCAACGCAAAAAATAATTTATCAAAGAACCTGGTCTTTAAGGCTTTTGACGGCACCAAACCAGACCATTTTGAATTGAAATCTACCGACCGCCCCCAATGGAAAGTTTTCATTCCAGAAGCAGGCACGTATACCATAGCGACTTCCATGCACAATGGGACTGGAAAAACAGTTGCCATCGACCTGATCATTGATGGAAAGACTTACGCGGCTCAAGTAGCGCCAAATGGTAAAGTAACGGTGGAACCCAATGAAAATTGGTATGTGGAGGAATTCTTGGATGTTCCCATGGGGTCATTCGAAGTTGAGCAACCCAAATCCCTAAATGTGGAGTTCCGGAGTTCAGCACCGATCCTATTTAACCGAATCTGGTTGGAGAAGAAATAA
- a CDS encoding aminopeptidase P family protein: MNYIEKLASIRQLMKEKGVDAYIIPSSDPHISEYLPDRYKCIKWTSGFTGSAGTLVITEDFAGLWTDARYFVQANEQLAGSGFELVKLQVQGKAEYVTWLGKKLEKGNTVAFDGNLAAVAVAQTVQQELEPLGIQVDGHLDLLDPIWEGRPALPTEPAYLIGVETTGESTADKIKRIKTQMQDKRVEAHFVSSLDDLAWILNIRGNDVHCNPVVLGFLLITTDKNTLYIQSGKLAEADVASLKQSGVEVADYEKAFEVVQTISANRILLDPKRTCFAIYDAVPANVDIVEDMNPSTWFKSMKNEVEVAHTRNAMVKDGVALTKFFKWLEENVKTGELSEISIAEKLQGIRAASEGFVDISFDTIAGYKEHGALPHYKATDDSNSTLLQEGLLLVDSGGQYKDGTTDITRVVSLGNITDAERQDYTIVLKGTIEGSQAIFPKGTKGYSIDAITRRPIWETLRNYGHGTGHGVGFFLNVHEGPQVFNMAAVDIPVEPGMISSIEPGLYREGEYGIRIENLVLSKVIDSNQFGEFMDFETLTICYIATDLVDKSLLEEKHINWLNDYNAWVFEKLSPSLSAEEQAWLKEKTAAI, from the coding sequence ATGAATTACATCGAAAAACTAGCTTCCATCCGTCAGTTGATGAAAGAAAAGGGTGTAGACGCCTATATTATTCCTTCCTCCGATCCACACATCAGTGAATACCTTCCGGACCGCTACAAATGTATCAAATGGACCTCTGGCTTTACCGGTTCCGCGGGAACTTTGGTAATAACAGAAGATTTTGCCGGTCTTTGGACCGATGCACGGTATTTTGTGCAAGCCAATGAGCAGTTGGCGGGATCAGGATTTGAATTGGTTAAGCTACAAGTGCAGGGGAAAGCAGAATATGTAACCTGGCTTGGCAAGAAGTTGGAAAAAGGAAATACTGTGGCTTTTGACGGTAATTTGGCCGCTGTTGCCGTAGCGCAAACCGTACAGCAGGAGTTGGAGCCGTTGGGCATCCAGGTCGATGGCCATCTTGACCTTCTGGACCCGATCTGGGAAGGTCGCCCGGCATTACCAACAGAACCGGCATACCTGATCGGCGTGGAAACTACAGGTGAATCCACCGCTGATAAAATCAAACGTATAAAAACACAGATGCAGGACAAACGTGTCGAAGCACACTTTGTATCCTCCTTGGACGATCTTGCATGGATCTTGAATATCCGTGGAAATGATGTGCATTGCAATCCTGTAGTATTGGGATTTCTATTGATTACAACGGATAAGAACACCCTATATATTCAATCTGGAAAATTAGCAGAGGCCGATGTGGCTTCCCTGAAACAATCTGGAGTAGAGGTTGCGGATTACGAGAAAGCATTCGAGGTCGTACAGACGATTTCAGCGAACCGCATTCTTTTGGATCCGAAGCGCACCTGTTTTGCCATCTATGATGCGGTACCAGCCAATGTGGATATCGTAGAGGATATGAACCCATCGACTTGGTTCAAATCCATGAAAAATGAAGTTGAAGTTGCCCATACACGGAATGCCATGGTTAAGGATGGTGTTGCATTGACGAAATTCTTCAAATGGTTGGAGGAAAATGTCAAAACCGGTGAACTGAGCGAAATCTCCATTGCGGAGAAATTGCAGGGTATCCGTGCGGCATCCGAAGGGTTTGTTGATATTTCCTTTGATACCATTGCGGGGTATAAGGAGCATGGTGCACTTCCACACTACAAAGCAACGGACGACAGCAATTCCACCCTGCTGCAGGAAGGCTTATTGCTTGTTGACTCAGGTGGCCAGTACAAGGATGGAACCACCGATATTACACGTGTGGTGTCCTTAGGTAACATTACGGATGCAGAACGTCAGGATTACACGATTGTGTTAAAAGGAACGATCGAAGGATCGCAGGCGATTTTCCCGAAAGGCACAAAAGGATATTCGATCGATGCCATTACGCGTCGTCCGATCTGGGAAACCTTGCGCAACTATGGCCATGGTACGGGCCACGGGGTAGGCTTCTTCCTGAATGTGCACGAAGGACCACAGGTCTTCAATATGGCTGCCGTGGATATACCTGTTGAACCGGGAATGATATCTTCCATTGAGCCTGGCTTGTACCGCGAAGGGGAATACGGAATCCGTATCGAGAATCTGGTGCTTTCCAAGGTTATCGACAGCAACCAATTTGGCGAGTTCATGGATTTTGAGACTTTGACCATTTGTTATATCGCTACAGACTTGGTGGATAAATCCCTATTGGAAGAAAAGCATATCAACTGGTTGAACGACTACAATGCTTGGGTATTTGAAAAACTTTCTCCGAGTCTATCTGCTGAGGAGCAAGCTTGGTTAAAAGAAAAGACTGCAGCGATCTAG
- the dacB gene encoding D-alanyl-D-alanine carboxypeptidase/D-alanyl-D-alanine endopeptidase: MRRFFSFFYFVAFISLTSIETTVAQEVKSKVETAFATFSKHPSIQHGTASLTVLNSKTGEVVYAKNDLQGLATASTLKVITSITALDLLGSDFQFETKLDYTGQIDSLGTLHGNLIVSGFGDPTLGSDRYAETKADVILAKWVAAIKNLGIKEIKGMLIADDKLYNGYDVPNTWMWGDIGNYYGAGISSLNWKENKTGINFIVGRPGQAARMQPTEQLPFYTLINEVKTGAAGSGDKVYGYSGPYAKKVVLRGTYGSDLKKTIEISVPDPALHLGYDLMKALAQDSIVLTDSVTTAKRLMNIDSLVLMEGQRVNIVSHKSPRLAEVVHWFNQKSINLYGEALLKLIGGISANNFDTEESAELISKYWQNKLTIPPSAIHTFDGSGLSPQNRVTTAAMGKIMHYAKSRPWFADFYKSLPTINKTSMKSGTIGGVLGYTGYQKAADGQEYTFSLLVNNYHGPASQMRQRMFRLLDVLK, translated from the coding sequence ATGAGAAGATTTTTTTCATTTTTTTATTTCGTTGCGTTCATCAGCCTAACCAGCATTGAAACTACAGTTGCGCAAGAAGTAAAATCAAAAGTAGAAACAGCATTTGCTACATTCAGCAAACACCCTTCTATTCAGCATGGTACAGCATCGTTGACGGTTTTGAACTCCAAGACCGGTGAGGTGGTATATGCCAAAAATGATTTGCAAGGTCTTGCTACCGCATCGACTTTGAAAGTAATCACGTCCATTACGGCGCTGGATCTTTTGGGTTCGGATTTCCAATTTGAGACCAAACTGGATTATACCGGACAGATTGACTCCTTAGGCACCCTACACGGCAATTTAATTGTTTCCGGATTTGGCGACCCTACCTTGGGGAGCGACCGCTATGCGGAGACCAAAGCCGACGTCATCCTTGCCAAATGGGTAGCTGCTATCAAAAATTTGGGAATCAAGGAAATAAAGGGTATGTTGATCGCGGATGACAAGCTGTACAACGGCTATGATGTCCCGAATACCTGGATGTGGGGCGATATAGGGAATTACTACGGTGCGGGAATTAGTTCCCTGAACTGGAAAGAGAATAAAACGGGAATTAATTTCATCGTTGGCAGACCTGGTCAGGCCGCTCGGATGCAACCGACGGAGCAACTGCCTTTCTATACCCTCATTAACGAGGTGAAAACGGGTGCTGCCGGTTCCGGAGATAAAGTGTACGGCTATTCGGGTCCTTATGCTAAAAAAGTAGTCCTCCGTGGTACTTATGGCAGTGATCTAAAGAAGACCATTGAAATATCGGTGCCCGATCCGGCGTTACATTTAGGGTATGACCTGATGAAAGCCCTGGCGCAGGATTCCATTGTACTGACGGATTCTGTGACAACGGCGAAACGGTTGATGAATATCGATTCGCTCGTCCTGATGGAGGGACAGCGCGTCAATATCGTTTCCCATAAATCGCCACGCTTAGCGGAAGTTGTACATTGGTTCAATCAGAAGAGTATCAACCTGTATGGTGAGGCACTATTGAAATTAATCGGTGGTATTTCTGCCAACAATTTCGATACGGAGGAATCCGCAGAGTTGATCAGCAAATATTGGCAGAATAAATTAACTATTCCGCCAAGTGCCATCCATACTTTCGATGGATCCGGTTTGTCTCCACAGAATAGGGTGACAACCGCCGCGATGGGAAAGATCATGCATTATGCAAAATCACGTCCTTGGTTTGCTGATTTTTACAAATCATTGCCAACGATCAATAAGACGTCCATGAAGAGCGGAACAATTGGTGGTGTCCTTGGCTATACCGGCTATCAAAAAGCAGCCGATGGGCAGGAATACACCTTTTCGCTATTGGTCAATAATTACCACGGTCCGGCGTCACAGATGCGCCAGCGCATGTTTAGATTATTAGATGTATTAAAATAG
- a CDS encoding NADP-dependent malic enzyme gives MSNINRKKDALNYHAMGRPGKIAVVPTKPHSSQRDLSLAYSPGVAEPCLAIAENNEDAYKYTAKGNLVAVISNGTAVLGLGDIGAQAGKPVMEGKGLLFKIFADIDVFDIELDTKNVDDFVKIVKALEPTFGGVNLEDIKAPECFEIERRLKAEMNIPVMHDDQHGTAIISGAALINACELQGKNIAEVKIVVNGAGAAAISCTAMYVAVGARKENIVMLDSKGVIRQDRDTLDPTKAEWATDRDIHTLADAVKDSDVFIGLSAADVLTPEMLKTMAPKPIVLAMANPNPEIAYELAVETRDDIIMGTGRSDFPNQVNNVLGFPYIFRGALDVRSTAINEEMKIAAVKAIAELAKQPVPEEVNIAYNTNNLRFGVDYVIPKPTDPRLITEVSVAVAKAAIASGVARIVIEDWDAYRDELRKRLGKDDRLIRTITAKAKSNPKRVVFAEADNYKTLRAAQIVKEEGIAFPILLGNQDKINGLIQEYGFELDGVEIIDPQNEIKTDRFAKYADHLYQKRARRGVNKLDSRKLMTNRNYFAASMVEFGDADTLISGLTRNYASTIRPALQVIGAKPGSRVAGMYIMLTSQGPLFFGDTTVNANPTAQELADISVLLDNAVKRFNVKPRLAMLSYSNFGSNDGDISDKVREAVRILHKEHPEMIVDGEIQANFALNKNLLSDNFPFSTLNGEPANTLVFPNLESGNISYKLLQEVGNAEAVGPILLGMNKPVHVLQLDSSVREIVNMVTIAVVDAIEHQNNNQ, from the coding sequence ATGAGTAACATCAACAGAAAAAAAGACGCTTTAAACTATCATGCGATGGGGCGTCCAGGAAAGATTGCTGTCGTTCCTACAAAACCACACAGCTCGCAAAGGGACCTATCTCTAGCGTATTCACCAGGTGTGGCAGAACCTTGTCTGGCCATTGCAGAGAATAACGAAGATGCATATAAATATACGGCAAAAGGGAACCTGGTTGCTGTAATTTCCAACGGTACTGCGGTATTGGGATTGGGAGATATCGGCGCACAGGCCGGAAAGCCGGTAATGGAAGGTAAAGGCCTTTTGTTCAAGATCTTTGCCGACATCGATGTATTCGACATCGAATTAGACACCAAAAATGTTGATGACTTCGTAAAAATCGTGAAGGCTTTAGAGCCTACTTTTGGGGGTGTAAACTTGGAAGATATCAAGGCTCCTGAATGTTTTGAAATTGAACGTCGCCTAAAGGCAGAGATGAATATCCCTGTTATGCACGATGATCAGCATGGTACAGCGATTATTTCTGGTGCCGCTTTGATCAACGCATGTGAATTGCAGGGCAAGAACATTGCAGAGGTGAAAATCGTCGTGAATGGTGCTGGTGCAGCTGCCATTTCCTGTACGGCCATGTATGTGGCTGTCGGTGCGCGTAAGGAAAATATCGTGATGTTGGACTCCAAAGGTGTTATTCGCCAGGACAGAGACACATTAGACCCGACGAAAGCAGAATGGGCAACGGACAGAGATATCCATACGTTGGCCGATGCGGTTAAAGACAGTGATGTTTTCATCGGACTTTCTGCAGCAGATGTATTGACTCCAGAAATGTTGAAAACCATGGCACCTAAACCGATCGTTTTGGCTATGGCGAACCCGAACCCAGAAATTGCCTACGAACTTGCTGTGGAAACACGCGATGATATCATCATGGGTACAGGTCGTTCCGACTTCCCGAACCAAGTGAATAACGTATTGGGATTCCCTTACATTTTCCGTGGTGCTTTGGACGTACGTTCAACGGCGATCAATGAAGAGATGAAGATTGCAGCGGTAAAAGCAATCGCTGAATTGGCTAAGCAACCGGTTCCTGAGGAAGTGAACATTGCTTACAATACCAACAACCTACGCTTCGGTGTAGATTACGTGATTCCTAAACCTACCGATCCACGCTTGATCACAGAGGTTTCTGTGGCCGTTGCGAAAGCAGCTATTGCTTCCGGTGTAGCACGTATCGTGATCGAAGATTGGGATGCTTACCGTGATGAATTGCGCAAGCGCTTAGGTAAGGATGACCGTTTAATCCGTACCATCACTGCGAAAGCAAAATCAAACCCTAAACGCGTTGTTTTTGCGGAAGCTGATAACTATAAAACCCTTCGTGCGGCGCAGATCGTGAAAGAAGAAGGTATTGCATTCCCGATCCTTTTGGGTAACCAAGATAAGATCAATGGTTTGATCCAAGAGTACGGTTTCGAATTGGATGGTGTGGAAATCATCGACCCACAAAATGAAATCAAAACAGATCGTTTCGCTAAATATGCGGATCACTTATATCAAAAGAGAGCACGCCGTGGCGTTAACAAATTAGACTCCCGTAAATTGATGACCAACCGCAACTACTTTGCGGCGAGCATGGTGGAGTTTGGTGATGCCGATACCTTGATTTCCGGCTTGACACGCAATTATGCTTCTACCATCCGTCCTGCACTACAGGTGATCGGTGCAAAACCGGGCAGCCGTGTGGCAGGGATGTACATCATGTTGACTTCGCAAGGACCTTTGTTCTTCGGTGATACAACGGTAAATGCAAACCCAACGGCGCAGGAATTAGCAGACATCTCCGTTCTTTTGGACAATGCCGTGAAGCGCTTCAATGTGAAACCTCGCTTAGCGATGCTTTCCTACTCCAACTTCGGTTCCAATGATGGCGACATCTCCGATAAAGTTAGAGAGGCTGTACGCATTTTGCACAAAGAGCACCCAGAGATGATTGTTGATGGCGAGATCCAAGCGAACTTTGCTCTTAACAAAAACTTGCTATCGGATAACTTCCCGTTCTCTACGTTGAATGGTGAGCCAGCAAATACGTTGGTATTCCCGAACTTGGAATCAGGAAACATTTCCTACAAGTTATTGCAGGAAGTGGGCAACGCCGAAGCGGTAGGTCCGATCCTTTTGGGTATGAACAAACCGGTTCACGTATTGCAATTGGACAGTTCGGTTCGCGAAATTGTCAATATGGTTACCATTGCGGTGGTTGATGCGATTGAGCATCAAAACAATAATCAATAA
- the ruvA gene encoding Holliday junction branch migration protein RuvA: MYEYFKGKLVFKAPTHVILEVGGIGYYLHISLTTYSQIKDQEECKLFASFQVREDSQTLFGFATEAERHLFHHLISVSGIGPNTGRMMLSSITPEEIQSAIVNGQVAVIQKIKGIGPKTAQRVILELQDKLKKQGPDALIPLVVSKPSSSEEALTALVMLGFPKPAAEKALQAILATEPEANVEQLIKAALKRL; this comes from the coding sequence ATGTACGAATATTTTAAAGGAAAACTTGTTTTCAAAGCCCCTACCCACGTCATTCTAGAAGTGGGTGGGATAGGTTATTACCTGCATATTTCATTGACTACTTACAGTCAGATCAAGGATCAAGAGGAGTGCAAGCTTTTTGCTTCCTTTCAGGTACGCGAAGATTCGCAGACCCTCTTTGGCTTTGCCACAGAAGCGGAGCGCCATCTTTTCCACCACTTGATTTCTGTATCTGGAATCGGTCCGAATACAGGTCGGATGATGTTATCGTCCATCACACCGGAGGAGATTCAATCGGCTATCGTCAATGGACAGGTGGCTGTGATCCAAAAGATCAAGGGTATCGGTCCGAAGACGGCACAACGCGTCATTCTTGAATTACAGGATAAACTGAAGAAACAAGGTCCGGATGCGTTGATTCCATTGGTGGTGAGCAAGCCGTCATCTTCCGAGGAGGCATTGACAGCACTTGTGATGTTGGGATTTCCAAAGCCTGCGGCAGAAAAAGCCTTGCAGGCCATTCTTGCAACAGAACCTGAAGCCAATGTGGAGCAACTGATCAAAGCCGCTTTAAAACGTTTGTAA
- a CDS encoding GAF domain-containing protein produces MAEDLAIHSGSKEEQYIALIPQIQALIAGETNLISNLANISAALKEQFNFFWVGFYLIDGEELVLGPFQGPVACTRIAYNRGVCGTAWAKEETLIVPDVEEFPGHIACSSLSKSEIVVPLFLQDKCVGVLDVDSAALNTFDEIDEKYLKEILRLLTIA; encoded by the coding sequence ATGGCAGAAGATTTAGCAATTCATTCGGGGAGCAAGGAAGAACAGTACATCGCGTTGATCCCGCAGATTCAAGCATTAATTGCTGGCGAAACCAATTTGATTTCCAATCTGGCAAACATCAGTGCCGCACTGAAAGAACAGTTTAATTTTTTCTGGGTTGGCTTCTACCTGATTGATGGTGAGGAATTGGTTTTGGGTCCATTCCAAGGACCGGTTGCCTGTACCCGGATTGCCTACAACCGCGGTGTCTGTGGAACAGCTTGGGCAAAAGAAGAAACCCTGATTGTGCCTGATGTGGAAGAATTCCCAGGTCATATCGCTTGCAGCTCCTTATCTAAATCGGAGATTGTGGTACCGCTCTTTTTACAGGACAAGTGTGTGGGGGTATTGGATGTGGATAGTGCAGCATTGAACACATTCGATGAAATTGATGAAAAATACCTGAAAGAGATCTTAAGGCTTCTCACCATAGCTTAA
- a CDS encoding WD40 repeat domain-containing protein, producing the protein MDYKNIDINLKATLAGHQNPIFALAVSADSKTLYSGGNDKGVVEWDLESNSFKRILCKVGSSVYCLLVIPGTDLLAIGMRSGQILVVDTQTLTLKANFKVEQGAVFSMQVIPGKNELIAIGEEGYAYVYQLDSFELLYRFKIADTTVRVIAVHPTEDKIAFGDKFGEVHVHSASDFHQIAKEKIHDMPVTSLLFHQDALFTGGRDAKLYKLRGSDLSLMKEVTPHMFTVYGISNNPDYPWIATASRDKTWKLWKPEDLTLVKNISRDRGFDSHQLSINTIVWDQQYLFTAGDDKVIKIWELILD; encoded by the coding sequence ATGGACTATAAAAACATTGACATCAACCTAAAAGCGACATTAGCTGGTCATCAAAACCCCATATTCGCCTTAGCCGTTTCTGCAGATTCCAAAACCTTATACAGTGGCGGGAATGATAAGGGTGTTGTGGAATGGGATTTGGAAAGCAATTCCTTTAAGCGCATCCTTTGCAAAGTAGGTTCTTCGGTATATTGTTTATTGGTTATTCCCGGAACGGATCTTCTGGCAATTGGTATGCGCTCTGGGCAAATCTTGGTGGTGGATACCCAAACATTGACCTTAAAAGCGAATTTTAAGGTTGAACAGGGCGCTGTATTTTCCATGCAGGTCATCCCGGGGAAGAATGAGCTCATAGCGATCGGCGAAGAGGGCTATGCCTATGTATATCAATTGGACAGTTTTGAGCTCCTGTATCGCTTTAAAATAGCGGATACAACAGTACGCGTTATTGCGGTACATCCTACGGAAGATAAGATTGCCTTTGGGGATAAGTTTGGCGAAGTACATGTGCATTCCGCGTCGGACTTCCATCAGATCGCCAAAGAGAAAATACACGATATGCCTGTCACCAGTCTCCTGTTTCACCAGGATGCTTTATTCACCGGTGGTCGAGATGCCAAGCTATATAAACTACGCGGAAGTGATCTTTCACTTATGAAGGAAGTGACCCCTCATATGTTTACGGTGTACGGTATTTCCAACAATCCAGATTACCCATGGATTGCCACAGCTAGTCGGGATAAAACCTGGAAGCTATGGAAACCCGAAGACTTGACCTTGGTGAAGAACATTTCCCGAGATCGAGGATTCGATAGCCATCAGCTCTCCATCAATACAATCGTTTGGGATCAGCAGTACTTGTTCACTGCGGGAGATGACAAAGTGATCAAAATCTGGGAATTAATCCTCGATTAA
- the hisIE gene encoding bifunctional phosphoribosyl-AMP cyclohydrolase/phosphoribosyl-ATP diphosphatase HisIE: MTIDFNKGAGLVPVIIQDYQTLEVLMLGYMNQEAWEKTQAEQKVTFFSRSKGRLWTKGEESGNFLHVKSMHIDCDQDTILILVDPVGPTCHTGSRSCFKTEFNQNFLLQLERIVQHRIDFPNEESYVNRLRGRGINKIAQKVGEEAVETVIAALTETDTDFINETSDLLFHLIVLLKEKGMSLETIAKNLESRHQ, encoded by the coding sequence ATGACGATTGATTTCAATAAAGGCGCAGGCCTTGTCCCGGTGATTATCCAAGACTATCAGACCCTAGAGGTATTGATGCTTGGGTACATGAACCAGGAAGCGTGGGAGAAAACACAAGCGGAACAGAAGGTAACCTTCTTTTCCCGCAGCAAAGGCAGACTTTGGACAAAGGGTGAAGAAAGTGGAAATTTCTTGCATGTAAAAAGTATGCACATCGATTGTGATCAGGATACGATCTTGATTTTGGTCGATCCTGTAGGACCAACCTGCCATACCGGATCACGTAGCTGTTTTAAAACGGAATTCAACCAGAACTTCCTGCTCCAACTGGAAAGGATCGTGCAGCATCGCATCGACTTTCCAAATGAGGAGTCCTACGTGAATAGATTGCGCGGCAGAGGGATCAACAAGATTGCTCAAAAAGTAGGTGAGGAGGCCGTGGAAACAGTCATTGCCGCACTTACGGAAACGGATACCGACTTTATCAATGAAACTTCCGATCTACTATTCCACCTGATCGTACTGCTAAAGGAAAAAGGCATGAGTCTGGAAACGATAGCAAAGAATTTGGAAAGCAGACACCAATAA
- the hisF gene encoding imidazole glycerol phosphate synthase subunit HisF, whose product MLAKRIIPCLDVKDGRTVKGVNFVDLKDAGDPVELAWQYSQQGADELVFLDITATHERRKTTVDLVKAVARQINIPFTIGGGINELADADVLLNAGADKISINSAAVRNPKLLEELARAFGVQFVVLAVDTRLVDGKNYVHLRGGRDQTDIETENWVKEAEDRGAGEILLTSMDHDGTKNGFDNGLLKKINDSIHIPLIASGGAGNQQHFVDVFQQAEVDAALAASVFHYGEILIPELKETLHVNGVPVRRS is encoded by the coding sequence ATGCTGGCAAAACGGATCATTCCATGTTTGGATGTCAAGGATGGCCGGACGGTCAAAGGGGTTAACTTTGTAGACCTAAAGGACGCCGGTGACCCAGTGGAATTGGCTTGGCAATATTCCCAGCAAGGGGCCGATGAACTGGTATTTCTGGATATTACAGCAACGCATGAACGCAGAAAGACCACAGTTGACCTGGTGAAGGCCGTTGCGCGGCAGATCAATATCCCCTTTACCATTGGTGGAGGGATCAATGAACTAGCCGACGCGGATGTGCTCTTGAACGCAGGAGCGGATAAGATATCCATTAATTCCGCTGCGGTACGCAATCCGAAATTACTGGAGGAACTGGCCCGTGCATTTGGTGTGCAGTTTGTGGTATTGGCGGTGGATACCCGATTGGTGGATGGCAAGAACTATGTCCATCTGCGGGGTGGCCGGGATCAAACGGACATCGAAACGGAAAATTGGGTGAAAGAAGCCGAGGATCGCGGTGCAGGAGAGATTCTATTGACCTCTATGGATCACGATGGCACCAAAAATGGCTTTGATAATGGCCTACTGAAAAAAATAAACGACAGCATCCACATACCGTTGATCGCCTCTGGCGGCGCGGGAAATCAGCAGCATTTCGTGGATGTCTTTCAACAGGCGGAAGTCGATGCCGCACTGGCCGCATCGGTATTTCACTATGGGGAAATCTTAATCCCCGAATTAAAGGAAACACTACACGTCAACGGAGTGCCCGTTCGACGTTCATAA